The following proteins are encoded in a genomic region of Acidobacteriota bacterium:
- a CDS encoding O-antigen ligase family protein → MSPAESGSKYTEISRFEEIEIGETSSRASGVVFFVLCLIPILSTVLYGGVDSGTWVVISLLAGIIALAWLTDAWLGKAFLVDRNSMLLPIAGMIAIGLVQLVPVFSSGLGSDLLPTQYSQPISADPYSTRLFVIRLIVYFAFFAAALTFINTERRLKQLTVIVISLGAITAFFGILQFLAKPEAIYGLRATPNAIPFGPFVNQHHFAAFTELGFGLAVGLMAGKAVKRDKMLLLAVAALMMVVAAVLTGSRGGFLSYAGIAAFILVAIAKLKPREGANGDTSATMQKAALAAAIVISIILVIGIVLFVGGDSSLSRLTGVAGVQADVSSGRIHFWTTAIKIFFDHPILGAGYDAFGVAFTRYDTWNGVFRVEQAHNDYLQTLADAGIAGFVCVAGFIYLLFRKGLRVISLTADPLRSSIAIGAMAGCFGILIHSFFDFPLRTPVNAFLFLLLAAAATVTVRTAEPKRRKSR, encoded by the coding sequence ATGAGTCCGGCTGAGAGTGGATCCAAATATACCGAGATCTCGAGATTTGAAGAGATCGAGATCGGCGAAACCTCATCGCGGGCAAGCGGCGTTGTGTTTTTTGTCCTTTGCCTGATCCCGATATTATCCACCGTACTTTACGGCGGTGTGGATTCGGGTACTTGGGTTGTGATCAGCCTCCTCGCCGGCATCATCGCACTTGCCTGGCTGACAGACGCCTGGTTGGGAAAGGCGTTCCTCGTTGACCGCAACTCGATGCTGCTGCCGATCGCCGGAATGATCGCTATCGGTCTGGTCCAATTGGTTCCGGTGTTTTCGAGCGGTCTTGGCAGCGACCTGCTGCCGACGCAATACAGCCAGCCGATCTCGGCCGATCCGTATTCGACAAGGCTTTTTGTGATAAGGCTGATCGTTTACTTCGCATTTTTCGCAGCGGCATTAACGTTTATCAACACCGAGCGGCGGCTGAAACAGTTGACGGTCATTGTGATCAGCCTTGGGGCAATTACGGCGTTTTTCGGCATACTTCAATTTCTTGCAAAACCCGAGGCCATATACGGCTTGCGAGCGACGCCGAATGCCATTCCTTTCGGGCCATTTGTCAACCAGCATCATTTTGCGGCTTTCACGGAGCTCGGATTCGGGCTTGCCGTCGGGCTCATGGCCGGCAAGGCAGTAAAACGCGACAAAATGCTGCTGCTGGCGGTAGCTGCGTTGATGATGGTCGTTGCGGCAGTACTGACGGGTTCGAGAGGCGGGTTTCTGAGTTATGCCGGCATCGCGGCATTCATATTGGTGGCTATTGCCAAGTTGAAACCACGAGAAGGTGCGAACGGAGACACTTCGGCGACGATGCAAAAGGCGGCACTGGCCGCGGCGATCGTGATCTCGATCATTCTAGTCATCGGGATCGTTTTGTTCGTCGGCGGCGACAGCTCTCTCTCGCGTTTGACCGGAGTTGCCGGTGTCCAGGCAGACGTCAGCAGCGGCCGGATCCATTTTTGGACAACCGCGATCAAGATCTTTTTCGATCACCCGATCCTGGGGGCCGGATATGATGCATTTGGCGTCGCGTTTACGAGATACGATACATGGAACGGGGTCTTTCGCGTCGAACAGGCACACAACGACTATCTGCAGACGCTCGCGGATGCCGGCATCGCCGGATTTGTCTGTGTCGCGGGATTCATCTATTTGTTGTTCAGGAAAGGACTGCGGGTGATCTCGTTGACGGCTGATCCGCTTCGGTCATCGATAGCGATCGGGGCCATGGCGGGTTGTTTTGGTATCTTAATTCACAGCTTTTTTGATTTCCCGCTACGCACCCCGGTAAATGCCTTTCTATTCCTCCTGCTCGCCGCCGCCGCCACAGTTACCGTTAGAACGGCCGAACCCAAACGAAGAAAAAGCCGTTAA
- a CDS encoding tetratricopeptide repeat protein, which produces MALSIVKIKTKTDWTMLGIAAVFVLLCVWFSAKWNFANALSTRAGQKEVADLAVSLAPSDPQTRFAAAAIYGRTFEPADLDRSLAEYERVAALSPNNFLCWLELGRARERNGDRSGAELALKRALELAPNYADVQWAYGNTLVRAGKVDEGLAQINSAARTNVRFVLPAVGIAMEIFAGDASVVRQQLGDTTAVNMALADYLARQKRFDEAVAAWRSKPAGPPDADVKDLGNRLLSSLLAAKQYRAASAVFSDLYGPQDESPAVGRILDGGFEAGVKLKGARDFEWQIAEGAEPQIAISRTQKHGGDNSLYLVFNTTQAADIRPLGQLVAVEPGAVYDVEIFYRSELKKGVTVRWDIVNAMDGVAIASSEPIELISDWKALSIKFTAPASTDGVILRLVRDRCPSPVCPISGSVWFDDVSIKKL; this is translated from the coding sequence GTGGCTTTAAGTATCGTTAAGATCAAAACGAAGACCGATTGGACGATGCTAGGGATCGCTGCGGTCTTTGTGTTGCTCTGTGTGTGGTTTTCTGCCAAATGGAACTTTGCAAACGCCCTTTCGACGCGTGCCGGGCAAAAGGAAGTAGCCGATCTGGCGGTTTCGCTTGCTCCGTCTGATCCGCAGACGCGATTTGCCGCAGCGGCGATCTACGGAAGGACGTTTGAACCCGCAGATCTCGACCGGTCGCTCGCGGAATATGAACGCGTTGCCGCGTTGTCGCCTAACAACTTTTTGTGCTGGCTCGAACTCGGGCGTGCCCGCGAGCGAAACGGCGACCGGTCCGGTGCCGAACTTGCACTTAAGCGGGCATTGGAACTTGCGCCAAATTACGCCGACGTCCAGTGGGCGTACGGGAATACGCTGGTGCGTGCGGGTAAGGTTGACGAAGGTCTGGCTCAGATCAATTCCGCGGCGCGGACAAATGTGAGATTCGTTCTCCCTGCGGTTGGGATCGCGATGGAGATCTTTGCCGGCGATGCGAGCGTTGTTCGGCAGCAGCTCGGTGATACGACCGCCGTGAATATGGCATTGGCCGATTATTTGGCGAGGCAAAAGCGTTTTGACGAAGCAGTGGCGGCCTGGAGATCAAAACCCGCCGGACCACCGGACGCAGACGTGAAAGATCTGGGCAACCGGCTTTTGTCGTCGCTGTTGGCGGCAAAACAGTATCGGGCTGCATCTGCCGTATTCTCGGACCTCTACGGACCGCAGGACGAATCGCCTGCCGTCGGCCGGATATTGGACGGCGGCTTCGAGGCAGGAGTCAAGTTGAAAGGTGCACGCGATTTTGAGTGGCAGATCGCGGAAGGTGCGGAGCCGCAGATCGCGATCAGCCGGACCCAGAAACACGGCGGCGACAACTCATTATACTTGGTCTTTAACACTACGCAGGCCGCAGATATCAGGCCGCTCGGACAACTCGTCGCCGTCGAGCCGGGCGCGGTATACGACGTTGAGATATTTTATCGCTCCGAATTGAAGAAGGGTGTTACGGTCCGTTGGGACATTGTGAATGCAATGGACGGCGTCGCCATTGCATCATCGGAACCTATTGAGTTGATCAGTGATTGGAAGGCACTCAGCATCAAATTTACAGCTCCCGCATCGACGGACGGAGTTATTCTTCGGCTCGTGCGTGACCGTTGCCCGTCGCCCGTATGTCCGATCAGCGGATCCGTTTGGTTTGATGACGTTTCGATCAAAAAATTATGA
- a CDS encoding glycosyltransferase yields the protein MKIARIIARLNVGGPARHVVWLTKKLQPAGFESVLIAGTVPEGEEDMSYFAAENGVDPIYIRELSRELSPKDVVSLFKIYREMFRQAPDIIHTHTAKAGTVGRVAAFFYKWLTPGTLVGRPRNVKVVHTFHGHVFHSYYGTAKTRVFLLIEKLLARIATDRIVVITPQQFVEIHEEFRVGKRDQFSIIPLGIDLEQYQDSDDKRTILREEVGAAADELIVGFTGRLTEIKNVSLLLEVAAKYRESGEAPPVRFVIIGDGNLRQQLERLSDELGLGGSVVFIGNRDNVAELLPGMDIIALTSRNEGTPLSLIEAMAAGVPFISTAVGGVVDLAGDTLEQHLGFRVCERGLVVDDFDAEHFVNGLIYLVKNEKLRSRIKDESAAFVHSKYSVDRLTNDIASLYRELQRGNQSDTGKV from the coding sequence ATGAAGATCGCCCGTATCATCGCCCGCCTCAATGTCGGCGGCCCGGCCCGGCATGTGGTATGGCTAACCAAAAAACTGCAGCCCGCCGGATTTGAAAGTGTTCTCATCGCCGGAACGGTTCCCGAGGGCGAAGAGGATATGAGCTACTTTGCCGCCGAGAACGGCGTAGATCCGATCTATATTCGCGAGCTCAGCCGCGAGCTCTCGCCTAAAGACGTAGTTTCTCTATTCAAGATTTACCGAGAGATGTTCCGGCAAGCGCCGGATATTATCCACACCCATACTGCAAAAGCGGGAACCGTCGGGCGCGTTGCGGCCTTTTTTTACAAATGGCTGACGCCCGGAACGCTGGTCGGCCGGCCGCGGAATGTGAAAGTTGTCCATACGTTTCACGGACATGTATTTCATAGTTACTATGGAACGGCGAAAACGCGTGTTTTTTTATTGATCGAGAAGTTGCTGGCCAGGATCGCAACAGATCGAATAGTGGTGATCACGCCTCAACAGTTTGTCGAGATACATGAGGAATTTCGTGTCGGAAAGCGAGATCAATTTAGCATTATCCCGCTCGGAATCGATCTTGAACAATACCAAGATAGTGATGATAAACGAACCATCCTTCGAGAAGAGGTAGGAGCCGCGGCCGATGAATTGATCGTCGGATTTACCGGCCGTCTGACCGAGATAAAGAATGTATCGCTGCTGCTTGAGGTTGCGGCGAAATATCGGGAATCAGGTGAGGCTCCGCCGGTGAGATTTGTCATCATTGGCGACGGCAATCTTCGACAGCAGCTGGAACGACTGTCGGACGAATTGGGGCTCGGCGGCTCGGTTGTTTTTATCGGAAATCGCGACAACGTCGCGGAGCTTTTGCCGGGCATGGATATCATCGCTTTAACGTCGAGAAATGAGGGGACCCCGTTGTCGCTGATCGAGGCGATGGCTGCGGGAGTTCCGTTCATTTCGACGGCTGTCGGCGGCGTTGTCGATCTTGCAGGTGATACCCTCGAGCAGCATCTCGGATTTCGTGTTTGTGAGCGCGGCTTGGTCGTGGATGATTTTGATGCTGAACATTTCGTTAATGGCTTGATTTATCTTGTGAAAAATGAAAAATTACGATCAAGGATCAAAGACGAAAGTGCCGCTTTTGTGCACTCAAAGTACTCGGTTGACAGATTGACTAACGATATCGCTTCGCTCTACAGGGAATTGCAACGCGGCAATCAGAGCGATACGGGCAAAGTCTAA
- a CDS encoding dTDP-4-dehydrorhamnose 3,5-epimerase family protein produces MSFIEADIKDVVVYPLKKYHDDRGWLAELFRHDELDEEFYPAMSYISFTTPGVQRGPHEHVDQADLFCFIGPSTFKMRMWDNRPESPTFNHIMTFLAGADNPMAVVVPKGVVHGYKNVGETDGMVINCPNRLYMGEGKREPIDEIRHEDDPETIYKMD; encoded by the coding sequence ATGAGTTTCATCGAAGCAGACATAAAGGATGTCGTAGTTTATCCGCTCAAAAAATATCATGACGACCGAGGCTGGTTGGCCGAGTTATTTCGTCATGACGAATTGGACGAAGAGTTTTATCCGGCGATGTCGTATATTTCGTTCACGACGCCGGGCGTTCAACGCGGTCCGCATGAACATGTTGACCAAGCGGATCTGTTTTGCTTTATCGGACCATCGACATTCAAAATGCGGATGTGGGACAACCGGCCGGAGTCGCCAACGTTCAACCACATAATGACGTTTTTGGCCGGTGCAGATAACCCGATGGCAGTCGTTGTTCCCAAGGGCGTTGTGCATGGATACAAGAATGTCGGCGAAACGGACGGTATGGTGATAAACTGTCCAAACCGGCTATACATGGGCGAAGGAAAACGTGAACCGATAGACGAGATCCGTCACGAGGATGACCCTGAGACGATCTACAAGATGGATTAG
- a CDS encoding NTP transferase domain-containing protein, with protein sequence MKGVVLAGGLGSRLSPLTRITNKHLLPVYNEPMIYYPIKALINADIDDIMIVTGGNSAGDFLKLLRNGKDFGLKHLNYTYQEGEGGIADALGLVEHFADDEPICVILGDNIIEGNIRQAAEEYKAQGKGAKILLKRVPDPQRFGVPELDGDRVLNIEEKPSDPKSDMAVIGIYFYDATVFDVIKTLVRSGRGELEITDVNNHYIKRGEMTWNELDGWWTDAGTFESLLLASNLVAKSGANNI encoded by the coding sequence ATGAAAGGCGTTGTGTTAGCCGGCGGCTTGGGTTCGCGCTTAAGTCCGTTGACGAGAATTACTAATAAGCATTTGCTGCCGGTTTATAACGAGCCGATGATCTATTATCCGATCAAGGCTCTTATAAATGCGGACATTGATGACATTATGATCGTCACCGGAGGCAATTCGGCGGGTGATTTTTTGAAGCTGCTCCGGAACGGCAAGGATTTTGGGCTGAAGCATTTGAATTACACGTATCAGGAAGGTGAAGGCGGGATCGCGGATGCGTTGGGTTTGGTCGAGCATTTTGCCGACGACGAGCCGATCTGTGTGATCCTGGGCGACAACATAATCGAGGGCAACATCCGTCAGGCTGCTGAAGAGTACAAGGCGCAAGGAAAGGGTGCAAAAATACTGCTCAAGAGAGTGCCTGATCCGCAGCGTTTCGGCGTGCCCGAACTCGATGGCGATCGAGTTTTGAATATCGAGGAAAAACCGAGTGATCCGAAATCGGACATGGCGGTGATCGGTATTTATTTTTATGACGCCACCGTATTTGACGTGATCAAAACGCTGGTTCGGTCGGGCCGCGGCGAGCTTGAGATCACCGACGTCAATAATCATTACATCAAACGGGGCGAGATGACCTGGAACGAACTCGACGGCTGGTGGACCGACGCGGGAACGTTCGAGAGCCTGTTGCTAGCTTCGAATTTGGTCGCTAAGAGCGGTGCGAATAATATATGA